A stretch of Vespula vulgaris chromosome 5, iyVesVulg1.1, whole genome shotgun sequence DNA encodes these proteins:
- the LOC127063926 gene encoding colorectal mutant cancer protein isoform X1 has translation MPPSHHRRISTECNSSKNNDGKSNDESNKVANFTVAINNDSTESTYFVDRLRRQQQHQQQQQQQYQLQQYLQRTSRCGIQTLSSHIPSNAAKDIVEDELRNDLVYVHCATTEDEDIDEDDEEEEPTGLARSRSWLCCPGDRRSERTVPVHVEMDYTDKQHSLHAAALSSLRSEVADLNSRLLIATRAREAAEVALARAEVQAARAEQRAEQQAARHEERLTELHSVIAELGRQLERHRATVIAEEDESEIETSRDAEGSITNPVEESEGGGDIQGDGDRTLGDADSSCCEEIEHRTNENGREQLDSPAALPTPEPTQPAASCQSVAVATLQEEVTALRAEIVSLQAQLAQFKNQGQNGNQGQLNGDSPRREHKTRGNTSSPEPLTAPCSPLLPPLQTPPTKSVTREEPPVLKMAERVRLRRTDERHITGPDITNLGVCSTMVAEHLVSDLLEQSNLQELNGSEKQFEVETERLNSRLEHARANNAVLALTLHESKAQCDRLSLLVGKYESNAMALRLALSYSDRAIEAYDVLVALLESEIALSTERNSLTIDNRRAAENVAYHMLNRLENDCANVMGTPWEDSIILSDESEVTWTVENEERLRRHISRLKGDRAMVRSTAVELESVHVEPLNSKNTISLAEARKLDLETAVLMQELMAMREDKAELRARVFLLEKERATIELKLNAQETQIAAQHAAIEHLQGQLNDTEAMLSMNKDRGLSDNESEGIESELIEALGREARLKERLQELVSTLDKVNKNSELRHQQSAELVNDLKKANSALVQTLEKTKKKYQSRLKKLEQQMLGMVERHTAQVKSLKQRIALLEEEAAVYKGTLPLQSQSSGASETSL, from the exons AATGCAACTCGTCGAAAAACAACGACGGGAAGAGTAACGACGAATCCAACAAGGTGGCGAATTTTACGGTGGCTATTAACAATGACTCTACGGAGTCAACGTACTTCGTCGATCGTTTGCGTCGtcaacaacaacatcaacagcagcaacaacaacaatatcaACTGCAACAATATCTTCAAAGAACATCGAGATGCGGGATACAAACGTTGTCGAGCCACATTCCATCGAACGCGGCAAAAGATATCGTCGAGGATGAACTTAGAAACGATCTCGTTTACGTCCATTGTGCCACAACCGAGGACGAAGACATTGACGAAGatgacgaagaggaggagccAACAGGATTGGCTAGATCTAGATCCTGGCTGTGTTGTCCGGGTGATCGCAGATCCGAGAGAACCGTACCGGTTCATGTAGAAATGGATTATACGGATAAACAACATTCT CTCCATGCAGCAGCATTGTCGTCGTTACGATCCGAAGTCGCCGATCTAAATTCACGACTATTGATAGCTACTCGTGCGAGAGAAGCTGCTGAAGTAGCTTTAGCAAGAGCAGAAGTTCAAGCTGCTAGGGCTGAGCAAAGAGCTGAACAGCAGGCGGCCAGGCACGAGGAGAGACTTACCGAATTGCATTCCGTCATTGCCGAGCTGGGCAGACAGTTGGAGAGGCATCGTGCTACCGTAATTGCCGAGGAGGATGAGTCCG AAATCGAAACCAGTAGGGATGCGGAGGGATCGATCACGAATCCGGTGGAGGAGAGTGAGGGAGGTGGAGATATTCAAGGTGATGGAGATAGAACCTTGGGAGATGCCGATTCCAGTTGCTGCGAGGAAATTGAACATCGAACCAACGAG AACGGTAGGGAACAATTGGACAGTCCTGCTGCTTTACCAACGCCAGAACCAACTCAACCAGCAGCCTCGTGTCAAAGCGTCGCCGTGGCTACTCTCCAAGAAGAAGTTACGGCCCTTAGAGCAGAAATCGTGAGCCTCCAAGCACAGTTGGCACAATTTAAGAATCAAGGACAGAATGGCAATCAGGGACAACTCAATGGAGACTCACCTCGACGAGAACATAAA ACGAGAGGTAACACCAGCTCGCCAGAACCTCTGACGGCACCTTGCTCGCCACTCCTGCCACCCCTTCAAACACCGCCGACAAAGAGCGTAACGAGGGAGGAACCGCCAGTCCTCAAGATGGCCGAGAGGGTGAGACTAAGGAGAACTGATGAGAGACATATCACCGGCCCAGATATTACGAATCTCGGT GTTTGTTCGACCATGGTTGCTGAACATCTCGTGTCCGATCTCTTAGAACAATCGAATTTGCAAGAGTTAAATGGCTCGGAGAAACAGTTTGAAGTAGAAACAGAAAGGTTGAACAGCAGATTGGAACATGCTCGAGCGAATAACGCTGTTCTTGCTTTGACCTTACACGAGAGCAAAGCTCAATGCGATAG ATTGAGTCTACTCGTTGGGAAATACGAATCGAATGCAATGGCGTTAAGATTAGCGTTATCTTATAGCGATCGTGCCATAGAAGCCTACGATGTTCTCGTTGCTTTATTAGAAAGCGAGATTGCACTTTCTACAGAACGAAATAGCCTTACTATCGACAATAGAAGAGCAGCTGAGAATGTAGCTTATCATATGTTGAACAGGCTTGAAAATGATTGCGCTAATGTTATGGGTACACCTTGGGAAGATAGTATAATCTTGTCGGATGA atcTGAAGTAACCTGGACTGTCGAGAACGAGGAGAGACTTAGAAGACACATTAGCAGATTAAAAGGCGATCGTGCTATGGTCAGATCCACTGCCGTGGAATTAGAAAGTGTTCATGTCGAACCTCTTAATTCAAAAAATACTATTTCTCTCGCAGAAGCTAGAAAATTAGATTTAGAGACTGCTGTTCTTATGCAA GAATTAATGGCTATGAGAGAAGATAAAGCAGAGTTGAGGGCAAGAGTATTTCTtttggaaaaggaaagagctACGATAGAATTAAAGTTGAACGCGCAGGAAACGCAAATTGCAGCTCAGCATGCTGCTATAGAACATCTTCAGGGACAGCTTAACGATACCGAGGCTATGTTATCAATGAACAAA GATCGTGGTCTTAGCGATAACGAGAGCGAAGGTATCGAGTCTGAACTTATCGAAGCATTGGGTAGAGAAGCAAGATTAAAAGAACGTCTGCAAGAATTAGTTTCAACATTGGATAAAGTGAATAAGAACTCAGAATTGAGACATCAACAATCTGCAGAACTTGTtaatgatttgaaaaaagCTAACAg tGCTCTGGTACAAACGttggaaaaaacaaagaaaaaatatcaatctagattaaaaaaattagagcAACAAATGTTGGGAATGGTGGAAAGACATACGGCACAg gtCAAATCACTTAAACAACGCATAGCTTTGCTAGAGGAAGAAGCAGCAGTATATAAGGGAACTTTACCTCTACAATCGCAAAGCTCGGGAGCTAGTGAAACATCTTTATGA
- the LOC127063941 gene encoding uncharacterized protein LOC127063941: MHWSYIRFSIVSMLTMLAGAQTVHVIYKPLTDVDKLVEEELEKWKASH; the protein is encoded by the coding sequence ATGCATTGGTCATACATAAGATTTAGTATTGTATCAATGTTAACTATGTTGGCTGGAGCACAGACCGTCCACGTTATATACAAACCTCTCACCGATGTGGATAAGCtagtagaagaagaattagaaaaatggaaagctagccattaa
- the LOC127063940 gene encoding small integral membrane protein 4, with translation MFLYSERLRKFIQKWPGKKTFGVYRFLPLFFICGALLEFSMINWQVGQVNFYKVYKKRIVLEMVEERLRKMEEKDF, from the coding sequence ATGTTCTTGTACAGTGAAAGATTAAGAAAGTTTATACAAAAGTGGCCTGGCAAGAAAACTTTCGGCGTCTATCGTTTCTTACCATTGTTTTTCATTTGTGGTGCACTGTTAGAATTTTCTATGATCAACTGGCAGGTTGGTCAGGTTAACTTTTATAAGGTATATAAAAAGCGAATTGTACTAGAGATGGTTGAAGAAAGATTAcggaaaatggaagaaaaagatttctaa
- the LOC127063934 gene encoding pre-mRNA-splicing factor SPF27 isoform X2, with translation MAGEVIVDALPYIDQGYDEPGVREAALAMVEEETRRYRPTKNYLEHLPSLNINAFETDVMKHEFERMQNRLPMEVLSMKRYELPPPPPGKMNDLTAWNESVENSSAQLEHQATRICNLELMMEYGCEAWKSYLEILVQLVSQGQKQLQTLRKKIQEVNWQRKSMQTQGGEKLRALEAQWVGLVSKNYEIEQACVHIEEEIHKTIMNKEEIIEINHVPGDEEPAVPGKSATDVMAMEMNLAENQAI, from the exons atggctgGAGAAGTCATCGTTGATGCATTACCCTATATAGATCAAGGATATGACGAACCTGGTGTTAGGGAAGCG GCATTAGCAATGGTTGAAGAAGAGACGAGACGATACAGACCAACCAAAAATTACTTGGAACATTTGCcttctttaaatataaatgcatttGAAACTGATGTGATGAAGCACGAGTTTGAAAGAATGCAAAATCGTTTACCTATGGAAGTTCTCAGTATGAAACGTTATGAACTTCCACCGCCACCGCCTGGTAAAATGAACGATTTGACAGCCTGGAATGAGAGCGTAGAAAATAGTAGTGCGCAATTGGAACATCAAGCAACTAG gATATGTAATTTAGAATTAATGATGGAATATGGTTGCGAAGCCTGGAAATCGTATTTGGAAATATTAGTTCAATTAGTTAGTCAAGGACAAAAACAATTGCAgactttaagaaaaaagatacaagaaGTTAATTGGCAAAGAAAATCGATGCAAACACAAGGAGGAGAAAAGTTAAGAGCATTGGAAGCTCAATGGGTCGGTTTGGTTTCAAAGAACTATGAAATTGAACAGGCATGTGTACATATAGAAGAGGAAATACACAAAACTATAATGAACAAAGAagagataatagaaataaatcatgTACCAGGAGATGAAGAACCAGCCGTTCCAGGAAAAAGTGCCACGGACGTTATGGCAATGGAAATGAATCTTGCTGAAAATCAAgcaatataa
- the LOC127063934 gene encoding pre-mRNA-splicing factor SPF27 isoform X1, translating into MTNLVLGKRFTMDMNKFIFAIWRMYPLLAQFQALAMVEEETRRYRPTKNYLEHLPSLNINAFETDVMKHEFERMQNRLPMEVLSMKRYELPPPPPGKMNDLTAWNESVENSSAQLEHQATRICNLELMMEYGCEAWKSYLEILVQLVSQGQKQLQTLRKKIQEVNWQRKSMQTQGGEKLRALEAQWVGLVSKNYEIEQACVHIEEEIHKTIMNKEEIIEINHVPGDEEPAVPGKSATDVMAMEMNLAENQAI; encoded by the exons ATGACGAACCTGGTGTTAGGGAAGCG TTTTACTATGGATATGAACAAGTTTATATTTGCTATTTGGAGGATGTATCCTTTACTCGCTCAATTTCAGGCATTAGCAATGGTTGAAGAAGAGACGAGACGATACAGACCAACCAAAAATTACTTGGAACATTTGCcttctttaaatataaatgcatttGAAACTGATGTGATGAAGCACGAGTTTGAAAGAATGCAAAATCGTTTACCTATGGAAGTTCTCAGTATGAAACGTTATGAACTTCCACCGCCACCGCCTGGTAAAATGAACGATTTGACAGCCTGGAATGAGAGCGTAGAAAATAGTAGTGCGCAATTGGAACATCAAGCAACTAG gATATGTAATTTAGAATTAATGATGGAATATGGTTGCGAAGCCTGGAAATCGTATTTGGAAATATTAGTTCAATTAGTTAGTCAAGGACAAAAACAATTGCAgactttaagaaaaaagatacaagaaGTTAATTGGCAAAGAAAATCGATGCAAACACAAGGAGGAGAAAAGTTAAGAGCATTGGAAGCTCAATGGGTCGGTTTGGTTTCAAAGAACTATGAAATTGAACAGGCATGTGTACATATAGAAGAGGAAATACACAAAACTATAATGAACAAAGAagagataatagaaataaatcatgTACCAGGAGATGAAGAACCAGCCGTTCCAGGAAAAAGTGCCACGGACGTTATGGCAATGGAAATGAATCTTGCTGAAAATCAAgcaatataa
- the LOC127063932 gene encoding 60S ribosomal protein L4 yields the protein MSLSTARPLVTVYSDKNEPSENTISLPSVFKAPIRPDIVNFVHQQVSKNSRQPYCVSKEAGHQTSAESWGTGRAVARIPRVRGGGTHRSGQGAFGNMCRGGRMFAPTKPWRRWHRRVNVNQKRYALVSAIAASGVPALVQSKGHMVQEVPEFPLVVSDKIQEYNKTKQAVIFLRRIKAWNDIQKVYKSQRFRAGKGKMRNRRRIQRRGPLIVYGQDQGIRKAFRNIPGVDLMNINKMNLLKLAPGGHVGRFVIWTKSAFDQLDALYGTWRKQSKLKADYNLPFPKMANTDLSRLLKSDEIRRVLRAPRKKIVRRVKKLNPLNNTRAMLRLNPYAAVLKRAAILTAQRRQYEKDLLLAEKRGIELPKNAPALKAKRLKERRTKQILAVKAIKAKKPKAPKKAASAPAKAAKPEPTKTLDAQATKAKSPPTK from the exons ATG TCGTTGTCAACGGCGCGACCTTTGGTTACTGTATATAGTGATAAAAATGAACCATCAGAAAATACAATTTCTTTGCCATCGGTGTTCAAAGCTCCGATTCGTCCCGATATCGTAAATTTTGTTCATCAACAAGTTTCAAAGAATAGTAGGCAACCGTATTGCGTGTCCAAGGAGGctg GTCACCAAACCTCTGCCGAATCATGGGGAACTGGACGTGCAGTAGCACGTATTCCTCGTGTTCGTGGTGGTGGTACCCATCGTTCCGGTCAGGGTGCGTTCGGTAACATGTGTAGAGGTGGACGCATGTTTGCGCCAACCAAACCATGGAGAAGATGGCACCGTCGCGTTAATGTTAATCAGAAAAGATACGCCCTTGTTTCTGCGATTGCTGCATCTGGTGTTCCTGCTTTAGTACAATCTAAGG GACACATGGTTCAAGAAGTACCAGAATTCCCTCTCGTAGTTTCCGATAAAATTCAGGAATACAACAAGACTAAACAAGCTGTTATCTTCTTGAGACGTATTAAAGCTTGGAATGATATCCAGAAG gttTACAAGTCGCAAAGATTCCGTGCTGGTAAAGGTAAAATGCGTAATCGTCGTCGCATTCAACGTCGTGGACCTTTGATTGTCTATGGGCAGGATCAG ggTATTCGTAAGGCATTCCGTAATATTCCTGGTGTGGATCTTATGAACATCAATAAGATGAATCTCCTGAAGCTGGCACCTGGTGGTCACGTTGGTCGTTTCGTTATTTGGACGAAGTCTGCTTTTGATCAATTAGATGCTCTGTATGGTACTTGGCGTAAACAATCTAAGCTTAAGGCAGATTACAATTTACCCTTCCCTAAGATGGCCAATACAGATTTGTCTAGACTTCTGAAGTCGGATGAAATTAGAAGAGTTCTGAGAGCTCCaag AAAGAAGATAGTACGCAGGGTGAAGAAACTGAACCCATTGAACAATACACGTGCAATGTTGCGTCTTAATCCATATGCTGCAGTATTGAAACGTGCAGCAATTTTAACAGCACAAAGAAGACAATATGAGAAAGATTTACTTTTGGCTGAAAAACGTGGA atCGAACTTCCTAAGAACGCACCAGCACTCAAAGCTAAGAGGCTGAAAGAGAGACGAACCAAGCAAATTCTGGCGGTTAAAGCGATTAAAGCGAAGAAACCTAAAGCTCCGAAGAAAGCAGCCTCAGCACCAGCTAAAGCTGCAAAGCCAGAGCCGACGAAAACGTTGGATGCGCAGGCAACAAAAGCTAAGAGCCCACCAaccaaataa
- the LOC127063938 gene encoding uncharacterized protein LOC127063938 isoform X2: MENLPQHCLDNAILLRPYDYIDLKMISSGFKTRLKLSQIPDFYTINNKEYFAAEIKTEGFKVSTAALATENVLNIKLQELGGRRHVRNINFLIPTEANAKVASIEVFDDNTIFMRVPLICNF; encoded by the exons ATGGAAAATTTGCCACAGCATTGTTTGGACAACGCCATATTGTTAAGACCATACGATTATATAGATCTCAAAATGATATCGAGCGGATTCAAAACACGATTGAAATTGAGTCAAATCCCGgatttttatacgataaataacaaagaatattTTGCT GCAGAAATAAAGACTGAAGGATTTAAAGTAAGCACTGCTGCTCTAGCAACGGAGAATGttttgaatattaaattacaagAATTAGGTGGTCGACGTCACGTTAGAAATATTAACTTTCTCATTCCAACGGAAGCAAATGCAAAAGTTGCATCCATTGAAGTATTCGATGATAACACCATTTTTATGAGAGTACCACTCATCTGCAATTTTTAA
- the LOC127063938 gene encoding uncharacterized protein LOC127063938 isoform X1, translated as MSTTNERCTKCHGDHETGSIYCPKFNEKRIADSTKVSSAKSSDNSYTVQIVSIGIRPDNFYEAKMLLAPEIDMSSTKITVKGNNLRVSVQRHLSKEFSDMIQKLPCNDLTKQILKHRENLLIPESIDSDEVRAVVDNKHRMLILTAPTIKPSKRLKM; from the exons ATGAgtacgacgaacgaacgatgtaCGAAATGTCATGGTGATCATGAGACAGGTAGCATTTACTGTCCtaaatttaacgaaaagagaatagCAGATTCTACCAAAGTATCATCGGCTAAATCATCGGATAACAGTTACACCGTGCAAATAGTTTCCATAGGTATTCGACCTGACAATTTCTACGAG GCCAAAATGTTACTAGCACCGGAAATCGATATGTCGTCTACGAAAATAACTGTTAAGGGCAATAATCTTCGTGTAAGCGTTCAACGACATCTAAGTAAAGAGTTTTCGGATATGATACAAAAATTGCCATGTAACGATTTGACGAAACAAATCCTTAAACATCGAGAAAATTTACTTATACCGGAGTCCATTGACAGCGATGAAGTTCGTGCTGTAGTTGACAATAAACATAGAATGCTAATCCTAACTGCACCTACTATTAAACCGagtaaacgattaaaaatgtgA